From Acidobacteriota bacterium, a single genomic window includes:
- a CDS encoding ATP-grasp domain-containing protein, with the protein MKKYIVCIASEFKGNEFLEECHNAGWHVTLVTRNDLKDAAWAWTSLNEVQTVDGYASVGAYVRTITNIAGSQPIDRIVGLDEFDVLTAAKVREHLQIEGISGSYGLRFRDKLRMRNLASELGIPCPEFVGAFNQDAINEYLDRVPGPWIVKPRTEVSAFGIRKCETKDQVWDVLTDLDNRNTWRDHPSQFLIERFITGKVYHVDSVVENGEIVAAGVSEYGTPPFTVTHMGGVFSTYTVDYRSKLRKELEKLNKKLLEGFEYKRGVAHAEFLRCAETGEFFLLEVACRVGGAYIANVTEYANGFNLWREWAKVETATEENPYKAPKVKKEYAGICLALAKEDHPDTSHFDDPEVVYRVHKPHHVGLILHSKKKDRLYELLGTYADRIAGEFLAVAPAKERYDD; encoded by the coding sequence ATGAAAAAATACATCGTTTGCATCGCCAGCGAATTCAAGGGCAACGAGTTTCTCGAAGAATGCCATAATGCGGGATGGCACGTGACGCTTGTCACGCGCAACGATCTGAAGGACGCCGCCTGGGCGTGGACGAGCCTCAACGAGGTTCAGACGGTCGACGGTTACGCATCGGTCGGGGCGTATGTTCGAACGATCACCAATATCGCGGGCAGCCAGCCGATCGACCGCATCGTCGGGCTCGACGAATTCGACGTACTGACTGCGGCGAAAGTGCGCGAACACCTCCAGATCGAAGGGATTTCCGGAAGTTACGGACTTCGCTTTCGCGACAAGCTTCGGATGCGGAACCTCGCCTCCGAACTTGGAATACCGTGTCCGGAATTCGTCGGCGCTTTCAATCAGGACGCGATCAACGAGTATCTGGATCGCGTTCCGGGGCCGTGGATCGTCAAACCGCGCACCGAAGTTTCGGCCTTCGGAATCCGCAAATGCGAGACAAAGGATCAGGTCTGGGACGTCCTGACCGACCTCGACAATCGCAACACCTGGCGCGATCATCCGTCGCAGTTTCTGATCGAGCGATTCATCACCGGCAAGGTCTATCACGTCGATTCGGTCGTCGAAAACGGCGAGATCGTCGCCGCCGGCGTCAGCGAATACGGCACGCCGCCGTTCACCGTTACGCATATGGGCGGAGTGTTTTCGACGTACACGGTCGATTATCGTTCGAAACTGCGAAAGGAACTTGAGAAACTCAACAAGAAACTGCTCGAGGGCTTCGAATACAAACGCGGCGTCGCGCACGCGGAATTCCTCCGCTGTGCCGAAACCGGCGAGTTTTTCCTGCTCGAAGTCGCCTGCCGCGTCGGCGGCGCGTACATTGCGAACGTGACTGAGTACGCCAACGGCTTCAACCTCTGGCGCGAATGGGCGAAGGTCGAAACGGCGACCGAGGAGAACCCGTACAAAGCGCCGAAAGTGAAGAAAGAATACGCCGGCATTTGTCTTGCGCTAGCGAAGGAGGATCATCCGGACACTTCGCACTTCGACGATCCGGAGGTCGTATATCGCGTTCACAAGCCGCATCACGTCGGACTGATCCTGCATTCAAAGAAGAAGGATCGCCTTTACGAACTGCTCGGCACTTACGCGGACCGCATCGCCGGCGAATTCCTCGCCGTCGCACCGGCGAAGGAAAGATACGACGACTGA